In Vibrio japonicus, the following are encoded in one genomic region:
- a CDS encoding acyl-CoA dehydrogenase family protein has protein sequence MDFELNEDQRAFAEAAYQFAKEKLEPMAAEWDEKHVFPKEVLKQAGEMGFLSLYTPEAQGGLGLSRLDSSIVFEQLAMGCTSTTAFMTIHNMVTWMIASYANEEVKQAYCPKLVCGEWLGSYCLTEPNAGSDAASLATTANKQGDQYILNGSKTFISGAGDTDVLVVMARTQDSGAKGISAFVVPADTKGITYGRKEPKLGWNNQPTRAVTFENVSIPTTHLLGEEGQGFIFAMKGLDGGRINIATCSIGTAQQALNQATQYVQERRQFGKPLSQFQALQFKLADMTTELVAARQLVRLAASKLDKHSPDATAYCAMAKRFATDVGFKVCDQALQLYGGYGYIKEYPMERYFRDVRVHQILEGTNEIMRLIIARRLLTEGAELI, from the coding sequence ATGGACTTTGAATTAAACGAAGATCAACGAGCCTTTGCTGAAGCGGCTTACCAGTTTGCTAAAGAGAAACTGGAGCCAATGGCTGCTGAGTGGGATGAAAAACACGTCTTCCCTAAAGAGGTGCTAAAGCAGGCGGGAGAGATGGGCTTTTTGAGCTTATACACGCCCGAAGCGCAAGGAGGGCTCGGTCTCTCACGTTTAGATTCGTCCATTGTCTTCGAACAACTCGCGATGGGGTGCACATCAACCACCGCATTTATGACGATTCACAACATGGTGACTTGGATGATTGCCAGTTATGCGAACGAAGAAGTGAAACAGGCGTATTGTCCGAAACTTGTTTGTGGGGAGTGGTTGGGATCATACTGTTTAACGGAGCCTAATGCTGGCTCTGATGCGGCATCGCTAGCGACCACAGCAAATAAGCAGGGTGATCAGTACATCCTCAATGGGTCTAAGACTTTTATCTCAGGTGCGGGTGATACTGATGTGCTGGTGGTCATGGCGCGAACCCAAGACTCAGGCGCAAAAGGGATTTCTGCTTTTGTCGTTCCGGCTGATACAAAAGGCATCACGTACGGCAGAAAAGAACCAAAACTCGGCTGGAACAACCAACCGACCAGAGCAGTGACGTTTGAGAATGTGTCCATTCCTACGACTCATCTACTCGGCGAAGAAGGCCAAGGGTTTATCTTTGCTATGAAGGGATTGGATGGCGGACGAATCAATATTGCGACCTGTTCAATTGGTACCGCGCAACAGGCATTAAACCAAGCCACACAGTACGTACAGGAACGTCGACAATTTGGTAAGCCCTTGTCTCAGTTTCAAGCACTACAATTTAAGCTGGCCGATATGACGACTGAACTGGTCGCGGCTCGGCAACTGGTGCGACTGGCAGCAAGCAAACTCGATAAGCACTCACCGGATGCGACAGCCTATTGCGCAATGGCAAAAAGGTTTGCAACGGATGTAGGTTTTAAGGTCTGTGATCAAGCACTTCAGCTCTACGGAGGCTATGGTTATATCAAGGAATACCCAATGGAGCGCTATTTTAGAGACGTCCGCGTTCATCAGATTTTGGAAGGGACGAACGAGATCATGCGCTTGATTATTGCTAGGCGACTACTTACCGAAGGGGCTGAACTGATTTAA
- a CDS encoding enoyl-CoA hydratase encodes MSASETQNNGIDYYISNHVAVLTMNNPPANTWTAESLRYLKQLVEQLNDNDDIYALVITGDGEKFFSAGAELKLFASGDKQVAVDMSRVFGEAFEALSGFRGVSIAAINGYAMGGGLEVALACDIRIAEQQAILALPEAKVGLLPCAGGTQNLTALVGEGWAKRVILCGEQLSADKAYEIRLVEEVVPKGEALERAITLAESVANQSPQSVSACKLLIQNTRTHPIAFGLVQERERFIRLFDTEDQKEGVNAFLEKRKPQWKNK; translated from the coding sequence ATGTCTGCGAGTGAAACACAAAACAATGGCATTGATTATTACATCAGTAATCACGTCGCCGTGCTAACGATGAACAATCCGCCAGCGAATACATGGACGGCAGAAAGTTTACGCTACTTGAAACAACTTGTAGAACAGTTGAATGACAACGACGATATTTACGCTTTGGTCATTACAGGTGACGGAGAGAAGTTTTTTTCGGCGGGCGCAGAGCTGAAACTGTTCGCTTCTGGTGACAAACAAGTGGCCGTGGATATGTCACGCGTGTTTGGTGAAGCCTTTGAAGCATTGTCTGGATTCCGAGGCGTTTCGATCGCTGCGATAAACGGCTATGCGATGGGCGGCGGATTAGAAGTCGCGTTAGCGTGTGACATCAGAATTGCAGAACAGCAAGCGATACTCGCACTGCCAGAAGCGAAAGTCGGCTTGTTGCCATGTGCAGGTGGTACGCAAAACCTTACCGCATTGGTTGGAGAAGGGTGGGCAAAACGCGTCATATTGTGCGGCGAGCAGCTATCAGCAGACAAAGCGTACGAAATTCGCCTAGTCGAAGAAGTTGTCCCAAAAGGAGAAGCACTTGAACGTGCTATTACTTTGGCTGAATCGGTCGCCAATCAGTCACCTCAGTCGGTGAGCGCATGCAAATTGTTGATTCAAAATACCAGAACTCATCCCATTGCGTTTGGCCTTGTACAAGAGCGTGAACGGTTTATTCGGTTGTTTGATACCGAAGATCAAAAAGAAGGCGTCAATGCATTTCTCGAAAAACGGAAACCTCAATGGAAGAACAAATAA
- a CDS encoding enoyl-CoA hydratase/isomerase family protein has protein sequence MTGTVHFSELPCSDSEHKIGVATLDNAAALNALTLDMIQLLKDKFEQWQDDENIVCILLEGQGEKAFCAGGDVRTMHDVMRDRTPDETKEYCTRFFSVEYECDYLLHTYYKPIIAWGEGIVMGGGMGIYMGSSHKVVTPSSKIAMPEISIGLYPDVGGTWFLNRLDEGVGLFLGLTGAVVNATDAIGTHLADHLVLAEHKSTLIEQLQVAEWESVEDAYEVVTEILESLSEEVIDGIPEPQMLPYMTPIQEASKGDSLLQIVDSIFAIEGGSQWIETAKTNLRTGSPISAYICYRQVTDYHHISLADCFRLELSLSVRCALLGEFQEGVRARLVDKDGSPKWKFANIAQVDIAVIDNLFESLWSEDEHPLSQLGHY, from the coding sequence ATGACCGGCACTGTTCATTTTTCAGAGCTGCCCTGTAGCGACAGCGAACATAAAATTGGCGTAGCCACACTGGACAACGCTGCGGCACTCAACGCACTCACTCTCGATATGATCCAGCTACTTAAGGACAAATTTGAACAGTGGCAGGATGACGAGAACATCGTATGTATTTTATTGGAAGGTCAAGGCGAGAAAGCATTTTGTGCAGGTGGTGACGTGCGAACAATGCATGACGTAATGCGAGACCGAACACCTGATGAAACGAAGGAATACTGTACGCGTTTCTTTAGCGTTGAATACGAATGTGATTACCTTCTTCATACCTATTACAAACCCATTATTGCTTGGGGTGAAGGTATCGTCATGGGTGGCGGTATGGGGATTTATATGGGTTCTAGCCATAAAGTGGTGACACCGTCATCTAAAATCGCCATGCCAGAAATCAGTATTGGCCTTTACCCTGACGTGGGCGGTACTTGGTTTTTGAATCGACTGGATGAAGGCGTCGGACTCTTTCTTGGCCTAACGGGTGCTGTCGTTAATGCAACGGATGCGATTGGGACGCACCTTGCCGACCATTTAGTGCTTGCCGAGCACAAGTCTACCTTAATTGAACAGCTTCAGGTTGCTGAATGGGAAAGTGTAGAAGACGCTTATGAAGTCGTAACAGAGATTTTGGAAAGCCTGTCAGAAGAGGTGATTGACGGGATCCCTGAACCGCAAATGCTGCCCTATATGACTCCAATTCAAGAGGCGAGTAAAGGAGACAGCTTGCTCCAAATCGTTGATAGCATTTTCGCTATCGAAGGTGGGAGCCAATGGATTGAAACAGCGAAAACGAATCTACGTACGGGTAGCCCAATTTCAGCCTACATATGCTATCGACAAGTGACTGACTATCACCATATCTCATTAGCGGATTGCTTCAGACTTGAGCTCTCTCTTTCTGTTCGATGCGCCTTGCTTGGTGAGTTTCAGGAAGGGGTACGAGCGCGATTGGTTGACAAAGATGGTAGCCCAAAATGGAAGTTTGCCAATATTGCACAAGTTGACATCGCGGTGATCGATAACCTTTTCGAATCACTTTGGAGTGAAGATGAGCACCCATTATCGCAATTGGGCCATTATTAG
- the mmsB gene encoding 3-hydroxyisobutyrate dehydrogenase — translation MSTIAFIGLGNMGAPMAENLLSAGFKVQVFDLVKEAVSKLAEKGAKPAESIEQVVKGAQTVITMLPAGEHVRAVYLGDHSGGVGLLNLIEDNTFLIDSSTIDPESARIVASYAETKGYEFVDAPVSGGVAGAKAGTLTFIVGGTDSAFTKAEQVLKHMGKNIFHAGKAGDGQMGKICNNLMLGILMSGTCEALNLGIDNGLDPNVLSNIMLQSSGRNWALELYNPCPGAMENSPASHQYTPGFMSKLMLKDLGLGLDAAAKSQSSVPMGSLARNLYAFHNANGNEERDFSSLFEFYQSKK, via the coding sequence ATGAGCACCATCGCATTTATTGGTTTGGGCAATATGGGCGCACCAATGGCTGAAAACTTGCTGAGTGCAGGTTTTAAGGTACAAGTGTTTGATTTAGTGAAAGAGGCGGTTTCAAAGTTAGCTGAGAAGGGAGCGAAACCCGCCGAATCCATTGAACAGGTTGTGAAAGGCGCGCAAACTGTCATCACCATGTTGCCTGCGGGAGAGCATGTGAGAGCCGTCTATTTAGGTGATCATAGCGGTGGCGTCGGGCTACTTAATTTAATTGAAGACAATACCTTCCTGATTGATTCCTCCACGATAGACCCTGAATCAGCCCGAATCGTGGCCTCTTATGCAGAAACGAAAGGATATGAGTTTGTTGATGCGCCTGTTTCTGGCGGCGTGGCAGGGGCGAAAGCCGGTACGCTGACGTTCATTGTCGGTGGGACCGACAGCGCATTTACCAAAGCCGAGCAAGTTCTTAAACATATGGGGAAAAATATTTTTCACGCAGGGAAAGCGGGGGATGGTCAGATGGGGAAAATCTGTAACAACCTCATGCTGGGCATATTGATGTCAGGCACCTGTGAAGCGTTAAATTTGGGTATCGACAATGGGCTAGATCCGAATGTGCTTTCTAACATCATGCTGCAAAGTTCTGGCCGAAATTGGGCACTAGAGCTCTATAACCCGTGTCCGGGTGCCATGGAAAATTCACCTGCGAGCCATCAATATACACCGGGTTTTATGAGTAAATTGATGCTGAAAGATTTAGGGCTTGGATTGGATGCGGCGGCTAAAAGTCAGTCTTCCGTTCCTATGGGATCATTAGCGCGAAACCTTTATGCGTTTCACAATGCAAATGGAAATGAAGAACGAGACTTTTCCAGCCTATTTGAGTTTTATCAGTCCAAAAAATAG
- a CDS encoding SDR family oxidoreductase, whose product MDLKQSVIAITGAGQGLGQMMAVTLAHEGAELALLDVNEQALESTQKQCHMMGVKALCYPVDVTNEAQVEQVFSDIANDFGQLDGLINNAGILRDGLLVKVKDGEMTKMSLEQFNAVINVNLIGTFLCGREAAVQMINTQRKGLIVNISSVSRAGNIGQSNYSASKAAVATLAATWGKELARFGIRAVAIAPGVIKTAMTEQMKPEARERLEKMVPVGRLGTPEEIANTVKFLFENEYVNARVFEIDGGIHM is encoded by the coding sequence ATGGATTTGAAACAGAGTGTGATTGCAATTACTGGCGCAGGACAAGGGCTAGGGCAAATGATGGCGGTAACATTAGCGCATGAAGGAGCGGAACTTGCCTTACTTGACGTTAATGAACAGGCATTAGAGTCTACGCAAAAGCAGTGTCATATGATGGGTGTTAAAGCGCTTTGCTATCCTGTGGATGTGACGAACGAAGCGCAGGTCGAACAGGTGTTTTCTGACATTGCGAATGATTTTGGTCAACTTGACGGCCTAATCAATAACGCCGGAATTTTACGAGACGGGTTGTTGGTGAAAGTCAAAGACGGTGAAATGACAAAAATGTCGTTAGAGCAATTTAATGCGGTGATCAACGTTAACCTGATAGGGACATTTCTGTGTGGTAGAGAAGCGGCCGTGCAGATGATCAACACCCAACGTAAAGGGCTCATTGTGAATATCTCCAGTGTCTCAAGAGCAGGGAATATCGGCCAAAGTAACTATTCTGCATCGAAAGCGGCGGTAGCGACTTTGGCGGCGACTTGGGGAAAAGAACTGGCGAGATTTGGCATTCGCGCAGTGGCCATTGCACCGGGCGTAATAAAAACCGCTATGACTGAACAAATGAAGCCAGAAGCGAGAGAACGCCTAGAAAAAATGGTCCCTGTAGGCAGATTAGGAACACCAGAAGAGATAGCGAATACCGTGAAATTTCTTTTTGAGAATGAATACGTGAACGCACGTGTTTTCGAAATTGATGGTGGCATCCATATGTAG